From Thalassoglobus sp. JC818, the proteins below share one genomic window:
- a CDS encoding sulfatase, whose amino-acid sequence MIQVEFPAAQPFCRAAGGIRNSLSRFISAVVVGLWCLTASTAGAAEASPNIILIFADDLGWSDLACYGNTLHDTPNIDQLARQGMRFTNGYAAAPICSASRAGLLTGKTPARLHFEFVTKETAGSQEPQPGQKLRSPPFTLNLPIEEVTIAEALSQLDYQTYFFGKWHLNAHHNGYLGWSPTHGPPNQGFEFATQDFGGHPYSYKKSPPKTIEKVGEYPQDSLVDAMCEAIQKDHQQPFFMMASHFYVHTPVKTPCQWLIEKYSAKLEETSPHREARIRYAAFVETLDHYVGELLQALEASGRADDTLVIFTSDNGGHPEFASNAPLRGSKWNLYEGGIRVPLIVRWPGTVEAGTTCDQPVVGYDITPTCVDIASSNTSRTDASAKNVLPETIDGVSFLPMLKDPESTQTRDLYWHFPYYHPEKGYTDSLPEIGVNDFAVSQTRPQSAIRSGKFKLLYFDEDDRSELYDLSTDLSEQNDLSASQPMRTMMLRNRLMQYLYELPNGAQARRATPLDQNTSEKN is encoded by the coding sequence ATGATTCAAGTTGAGTTTCCTGCTGCGCAACCGTTTTGTCGCGCAGCAGGAGGAATTCGGAACTCCCTGTCGCGATTCATCAGTGCTGTGGTCGTCGGTTTGTGGTGTTTAACTGCGAGCACAGCCGGAGCGGCGGAGGCTTCTCCAAACATCATTCTGATCTTCGCAGATGATTTGGGCTGGTCTGATCTGGCATGCTACGGCAACACCCTGCACGATACGCCTAATATTGACCAGCTCGCCCGACAGGGAATGCGATTCACGAATGGATACGCAGCTGCGCCGATCTGCTCCGCATCTCGCGCTGGTTTATTAACCGGGAAGACACCCGCTCGGCTGCACTTTGAATTCGTGACGAAAGAAACCGCTGGATCACAAGAACCGCAGCCGGGTCAAAAGCTTCGCAGCCCGCCCTTCACTCTCAATCTGCCGATTGAAGAAGTCACCATTGCGGAAGCACTTTCGCAACTCGACTATCAAACCTACTTCTTCGGAAAATGGCACCTGAATGCTCATCACAACGGCTATCTGGGTTGGAGCCCGACACATGGTCCGCCAAATCAGGGATTTGAATTCGCAACTCAAGACTTCGGAGGACATCCTTACAGCTACAAAAAGTCACCACCGAAGACGATCGAGAAAGTCGGCGAGTATCCTCAGGACTCACTCGTCGATGCAATGTGTGAAGCAATTCAGAAGGACCACCAGCAGCCGTTCTTCATGATGGCCTCCCACTTCTATGTGCACACTCCGGTCAAGACGCCGTGCCAATGGCTGATCGAGAAGTATTCCGCGAAACTTGAAGAGACTTCACCGCACCGGGAAGCCCGAATTCGATACGCAGCATTCGTCGAAACACTCGATCACTACGTCGGCGAACTTCTTCAAGCACTCGAAGCCAGCGGGCGAGCTGACGACACTCTCGTCATCTTCACTTCCGATAACGGAGGCCATCCAGAGTTCGCTTCGAATGCTCCACTTCGCGGTTCGAAATGGAATCTCTACGAAGGCGGAATCCGCGTCCCGCTGATCGTCCGCTGGCCGGGGACAGTCGAAGCAGGAACGACTTGCGATCAACCAGTCGTCGGGTACGACATCACTCCGACATGTGTCGACATCGCCAGTTCAAACACCTCGCGAACCGATGCCTCTGCGAAAAATGTTCTCCCCGAAACCATCGACGGAGTCAGTTTCCTTCCGATGCTCAAGGACCCTGAGAGTACCCAGACCCGAGACCTCTATTGGCACTTTCCGTATTATCATCCGGAAAAAGGGTACACTGATTCTCTCCCTGAGATCGGAGTGAATGATTTCGCCGTGAGTCAGACCCGCCCGCAATCAGCGATCCGTTCGGGGAAATTTAAACTCTTGTACTTCGACGAAGATGATCGCTCCGAACTTTACGATCTGAGCACGGATCTCAGCGAGCAGAATGATCTCTCTGCTTCACAACCGATGCGAACGATG
- a CDS encoding sulfatase: MIHSPLAKCRIVLAATCFFVLMGMTIRADADDSKPNFVFIIADDLTFRDLGVYGGQAHTPNIDHLATQGMRMTRCFQTAPMCSPTRHNIYTGQYPIKTGAYPNHTQTYDDVKNITHYLSALGYRVALSGKTHIGPRNLFQFEYTGKNNNPDMEAISQLFSECQSSDTPFCLFACSNEPHTPWNKGDASQYPPSEIVLPPYIGDTPTVREHFSRYLAEITYFDQQVGDILNLLEKNNLVDNTVVMVVSEQGNSLPFAKWTCYDNGLQSGMIVRWPGHIAPGSTTDAMVEYCDVTPTFVDIAGGKLAPELDGKSMLPVLLGKADHHKDYVFGEMTTHGIINGTDCYPIRSVRSEKFKLIRNLNFEEEFTNACTSTQPYLSMVEAAENGNETIAALVERYQHRPEIEFYDVVNDPLELNNLADDPQYKDEIAELGWVLDKWMKQQGDEGIETELSANSHVQKKKKQQKNSKRKSK, from the coding sequence GCGACATGTTTCTTCGTCCTCATGGGGATGACGATCCGTGCGGATGCGGATGATTCGAAGCCGAATTTCGTGTTCATCATCGCAGACGATCTGACGTTTCGTGACCTCGGCGTTTATGGAGGCCAAGCTCACACCCCGAACATCGATCATCTCGCGACTCAAGGAATGCGGATGACTCGATGCTTTCAGACTGCTCCCATGTGTTCACCGACGCGACACAACATCTACACCGGACAATATCCCATCAAGACGGGAGCCTATCCGAATCACACTCAGACTTATGACGACGTGAAGAACATCACGCACTACCTTTCGGCGCTCGGCTATCGAGTTGCGCTCTCCGGTAAGACTCACATCGGGCCAAGAAATCTCTTCCAGTTCGAATACACTGGCAAAAACAACAATCCCGACATGGAAGCCATCTCGCAGCTCTTCTCAGAATGCCAGTCGTCGGACACTCCCTTCTGCCTCTTCGCATGCTCAAACGAGCCGCACACCCCCTGGAACAAAGGCGATGCATCACAGTATCCACCTTCGGAAATTGTGCTGCCTCCATACATCGGAGACACTCCGACTGTCCGCGAGCACTTCAGTCGCTACCTCGCGGAGATCACTTATTTCGATCAGCAAGTCGGAGACATCCTCAACCTGCTCGAGAAGAACAATCTCGTCGACAACACCGTCGTGATGGTGGTCTCTGAGCAAGGCAACTCCCTCCCCTTCGCGAAATGGACCTGCTACGACAACGGGCTTCAATCCGGAATGATCGTCCGCTGGCCGGGGCACATCGCACCCGGTTCGACAACCGACGCCATGGTCGAATACTGCGACGTCACCCCCACTTTTGTTGACATCGCCGGCGGCAAGCTCGCACCTGAACTGGACGGTAAAAGCATGCTGCCTGTCCTGTTGGGGAAGGCAGATCACCATAAGGACTACGTGTTTGGTGAAATGACCACGCACGGCATCATCAATGGAACCGATTGTTATCCGATCCGCTCGGTTCGATCCGAAAAATTCAAACTGATTCGCAACCTGAATTTCGAAGAGGAATTCACGAACGCGTGCACAAGCACTCAACCTTATCTGTCGATGGTCGAAGCCGCCGAAAACGGAAACGAGACAATTGCCGCACTCGTGGAACGCTATCAACATCGACCAGAGATTGAATTCTACGATGTCGTGAATGACCCACTGGAACTCAACAATCTTGCCGACGATCCGCAATACAAAGACGAAATTGCTGAGCTGGGTTGGGTTCTCGACAAATGGATGAAGCAGCAAGGCGACGAGGGAATCGAAACGGAATTGTCCGCCAATTCCCACGTTCAAAAGAAGAAGAAACAACAGAAGAACTCGAAAAGGAAGTCGAAGTAA